The following proteins are encoded in a genomic region of Leptospira fainei serovar Hurstbridge str. BUT 6:
- a CDS encoding toprim domain-containing protein: MSSAKTKTEKKPAANQERNFKKLSNVEHVRMRTGMWLGQNSVSTFEQHFFRKGNDGQYEVVHEELEDVPAKLKCLDEACMNAVDEYRKNQKDKSIPEKDKMSKLIIQLSSDKKTVNVMDNGRGIPAKNAEGVFLHLMYGENFDDHVKQDHVAGQNGVGISLVRMVSSYFKVKTVNGGVSFKKLFTLHEDAKKQIRSYKLSKEDTERAFLYFDEHGKFDDCPLLTKDQIDKLVPICKKTNMIESVEKATKEEHGTSVEFELNPKYFNSLDISFNVDLMKQYLQDIAMTNPGLEVQFVHKGKKDKFKFKKGLDEIFSHSALTYYKMDYQAPAAGSQLHLEAYLVIGQNKNLTWVNSIFAPQGGSAIEYLENRICDEIRKKSQIVSLEKKLKTSCTRNDVRNCFHMYVNMRLLNPRFKSQDKSYLINDLNEDIRNAVDKHLDKFIKKTALLEEVKLQMEKRTQLKAFEDAQRGLKKASKMNIPKLMPPTGKPGDPGRVLFVAEGDSAIAGLRPARNPKLHGLFPLRGKPMNCKGVSLAKAIANEELKNIVAILGLPLNEKVKSIDQLNYEKISIITDADFDGYAIRSLMLSFFYEYWPELFELGLIHISSAPLYEVDVKMGDSKKAETVFCIDDKDYDDLIKRVQKSGGQIVRKKRNKGLGETGKEAMKFAVEECMTKIVIGNKKEASKIQNLWFHKDFAEQRRDAISEYAMSVIED, translated from the coding sequence ATGAGTAGCGCCAAAACCAAAACCGAAAAGAAACCTGCAGCAAACCAGGAAAGAAACTTTAAGAAACTCTCTAACGTAGAGCACGTTAGAATGAGGACCGGAATGTGGCTTGGCCAGAACTCGGTCTCGACTTTCGAACAGCATTTTTTTCGCAAAGGTAACGACGGTCAATACGAAGTCGTTCATGAAGAGTTGGAAGACGTTCCCGCCAAGCTGAAATGTCTGGACGAAGCCTGCATGAACGCGGTCGATGAATATCGTAAAAACCAAAAAGATAAATCCATACCCGAAAAGGACAAAATGTCCAAGTTGATCATACAGTTGTCATCCGATAAAAAAACAGTCAACGTAATGGATAACGGGCGCGGAATTCCCGCCAAAAACGCCGAGGGCGTTTTTCTTCACTTAATGTACGGAGAAAATTTCGACGATCACGTTAAACAAGACCATGTTGCCGGACAAAACGGCGTGGGGATCTCCCTCGTTCGAATGGTCTCCTCTTATTTCAAAGTAAAGACCGTAAACGGCGGTGTTTCTTTTAAGAAATTATTTACATTACACGAAGACGCAAAGAAGCAAATTCGTTCCTACAAACTTTCTAAAGAGGATACCGAACGCGCATTTTTATATTTCGACGAACACGGTAAATTCGACGATTGTCCTTTGCTTACGAAAGATCAGATCGACAAACTGGTCCCAATATGCAAAAAAACGAATATGATCGAATCGGTCGAAAAAGCCACGAAAGAAGAGCATGGTACTTCCGTAGAATTCGAATTAAATCCTAAATACTTCAATAGCCTCGACATATCCTTTAATGTGGATCTGATGAAACAGTATTTACAGGACATCGCTATGACCAACCCCGGTCTGGAAGTTCAGTTTGTACATAAAGGTAAGAAGGACAAATTTAAGTTCAAAAAGGGACTCGATGAAATTTTTTCACATTCCGCTCTAACATACTATAAGATGGATTACCAGGCTCCCGCCGCCGGGTCGCAACTTCATCTAGAAGCATATCTTGTAATCGGTCAAAATAAAAATCTCACTTGGGTAAATTCCATTTTTGCTCCTCAAGGAGGATCGGCGATCGAATATCTTGAAAATCGAATTTGCGACGAAATCCGAAAAAAGAGTCAGATCGTTTCCTTGGAGAAAAAGTTAAAAACCAGCTGTACTCGCAACGACGTTCGAAATTGTTTTCATATGTATGTGAACATGCGGCTTCTAAACCCGCGCTTCAAATCCCAGGATAAGTCTTATCTAATCAACGATTTGAACGAAGATATTCGGAACGCAGTGGATAAGCATCTGGATAAATTCATTAAAAAAACGGCGTTACTCGAAGAAGTCAAACTCCAGATGGAAAAGAGGACTCAGTTAAAAGCTTTTGAAGACGCTCAACGCGGTTTAAAGAAAGCGAGTAAGATGAATATTCCTAAGCTTATGCCTCCGACCGGAAAACCGGGAGATCCAGGAAGAGTTCTTTTTGTCGCGGAAGGAGATTCGGCAATAGCCGGGTTACGACCGGCTAGGAACCCCAAGCTACACGGTTTATTTCCCCTTCGCGGAAAACCGATGAACTGCAAAGGTGTTTCCTTGGCAAAAGCGATAGCGAACGAAGAATTAAAGAATATCGTGGCGATCCTCGGACTGCCCTTGAATGAAAAAGTAAAATCCATAGACCAACTCAATTACGAAAAAATAAGCATCATAACCGATGCGGATTTCGACGGATATGCAATTCGTTCCTTAATGCTGTCTTTCTTTTATGAATATTGGCCGGAACTTTTCGAGCTGGGATTAATTCACATCTCTAGCGCCCCTCTATATGAAGTTGATGTGAAGATGGGCGATTCGAAAAAGGCTGAAACCGTTTTCTGTATCGACGATAAAGATTACGACGATTTAATTAAACGGGTTCAAAAATCCGGAGGTCAAATCGTTCGGAAAAAACGGAATAAGGGTCTTGGAGAAACCGGTAAAGAAGCAATGAAATTTGCCGTGGAAGAATGCATGACCAAAATCGTGATCGGCAATAAAAAAGAAGCTTCCAAAATTCAAAATCTTTGGTTCCATAAGGATTTTGCCGAACAACGTCGGGATGCGATTTCCGAATATGCGATGAGCGTCATCGAAGACTAA
- a CDS encoding DNA gyrase subunit A, with product MKDSNKSSKDNFPKIPFEDQVNDDQRKYSRYVCDSRAIPHEIDGLKPVQRRILWAMWNSDARNRFTKTVKVAGLAMGYHPHGDRSIQDALSQMAQDFTFANNYPLVAGEGTFGDVLDPSAIASPRYTEVKLSDFVKDLGFFESLPDIDYVKNYDETEDEPIHFVGKVPVVLLNNIQGIATGFRCFIPGHKLSHVINSQINYLKTKKPIPLKPWYKDYKGEVKMAKTEAGNTTISTTFNFTWEGDTLYLTDSPMNWNREKVINLLDDILEKKDTWLKDYVDYSSQKFRVELIYKKGEKPTHKQIFEVFSKEDTQTLANNVITFDGRLKNFGPEEIIKRFCDFRKTHLIRRFKRLAGLEEEKIERNSELIRFIKEKWNEKVIGIKSKKDFEDKLQKAKFKYYEWLASIPVYRMTIDEVRKCEEAIVEAKTALSRYQSLVKEDKKLTEFMIGELTELKDKWDKE from the coding sequence ATGAAAGATTCCAATAAATCCAGCAAAGATAACTTTCCGAAAATACCCTTTGAGGATCAAGTTAACGACGACCAGAGGAAATATTCTCGTTATGTTTGCGATTCTAGGGCTATCCCCCATGAAATCGACGGACTGAAACCGGTTCAAAGACGAATTCTTTGGGCTATGTGGAACTCGGACGCGCGAAATCGTTTTACAAAAACGGTAAAAGTCGCCGGTCTAGCAATGGGATATCATCCGCACGGCGACCGTTCCATTCAGGATGCGCTTTCTCAAATGGCTCAGGATTTTACCTTTGCCAATAATTATCCGTTAGTAGCAGGAGAGGGAACTTTCGGAGACGTACTGGATCCGAGCGCAATTGCGTCTCCTCGATATACCGAAGTCAAGCTTTCCGATTTCGTAAAAGATTTAGGTTTTTTTGAAAGCCTACCCGACATCGATTACGTAAAAAACTACGATGAAACGGAAGATGAGCCCATCCATTTTGTCGGGAAAGTGCCTGTCGTTCTTTTGAATAATATTCAAGGAATCGCAACGGGATTCCGCTGTTTCATTCCGGGTCATAAACTTTCGCACGTCATCAATTCTCAGATCAACTATCTCAAGACGAAGAAACCGATTCCTTTAAAGCCTTGGTATAAGGATTATAAAGGCGAAGTTAAGATGGCCAAGACCGAGGCCGGAAACACTACGATATCCACAACCTTCAACTTCACTTGGGAAGGAGATACTCTTTATCTAACTGATTCTCCTATGAATTGGAATAGGGAAAAAGTAATCAACTTGCTGGATGATATTCTGGAGAAGAAAGATACCTGGCTAAAAGATTACGTAGATTATTCCAGCCAAAAATTTAGAGTAGAGTTGATTTATAAGAAAGGGGAAAAACCTACTCATAAACAGATATTCGAAGTTTTTTCCAAAGAAGATACTCAAACTCTCGCGAATAACGTAATTACGTTCGACGGTCGATTGAAAAATTTCGGCCCTGAAGAAATTATAAAACGCTTCTGCGATTTCCGAAAGACTCATCTTATCCGCAGGTTTAAACGACTCGCGGGTTTAGAAGAAGAAAAGATCGAAAGAAATTCGGAATTGATCCGCTTCATTAAAGAAAAATGGAATGAAAAAGTCATCGGTATAAAATCGAAAAAAGATTTTGAAGATAAACTTCAAAAAGCTAAATTCAAATATTACGAGTGGTTGGCGTCTATTCCCGTCTATCGAATGACTATCGACGAAGTTCGCAAATGCGAAGAAGCGATTGTTGAAGCCAAAACCGCCCTTTCTCGATACCAAAGTTTGGTAAAAGAGGACAAGAAACTGACCGAATTCATGATCGGCGAATTAACCGAACTCAAGGACAAATGGGATAAGGAATGA